The genomic interval CCAATAATTCATTGGTCCGTAGCCCTCTTTGGTATATTTTGCTATGTTTCAATCgctcaacaagaggaccatgatggtcctgaatcgctcacctcttcccacatgacccagttttgagtatgacgtcgttttttctattattagacatagtgacctagtttttgagctcatgtgacccagttttgaacttgtagattttatcaagataaaaattctgaccaattttcatgaagatccattgaaaaatatggtctctagagaggtcacaaggtttttctattaattgacctattgacctagttttcgaaggtacgtgaccctgttttgaaccttacatagatatcatcaaggtgaacattctcactaattttcatgaagatctcatgaaaaatatggcctctagagaggtcacaaggtttttctatttttatacctactggcctagtttttgaccgcacgtgacccagtttccaaactgacctagatatcatcaaggtgaatattcagatcaattttcatgaagatccattgaaaaatatggcctctagagaggtcaaaagattttaataattttagacctactgacctagtttttgatagcagttgacccagtttcaaacttgacctagatatcatcaagatgaacattcagaccaactttcatacagatcccatgaaaagtatggcctctagagaggtcacaaggtttttttattatttgacctactgacctagttttttaaggcacatgacccagtttcaaacctgacctagatatcatcaaggtgaacattctgaccaatttttatggagatccattcacaagtatggcctctagagaggtcacaaggtttttctatttttagacctactgacctagtttttgaccgcacatgaccctgtttcgaacttgacctagatatcatcaagatgaacattcagaccaattttcatacagatcccatgaaaaatatggcctttagagaggtcacaaggtttttctattatttgacctactgacctagtttttgaaggcacgtgacccactttcgaacttgacctagatatcatcaagatgaacattctgaccaactttcatacagataccatgaaaaatatggcctctagagaggtcacaaggtttttctattatttgacctactgacctagttttttaaggcacatgacccagtttcaaacttgacctagatatcatcaaggtgaacattctgaccaatttttatggagatccattcacaagtatggcctctagagaggtcacaaggtttttctatttttagacctactgacctagtttttgaccgcacatgaccctgtttcgaacttgacctagatatcatcaagatgaacattcagaccaattttcatacagatcccatgaaaaatatggcctttagagaggtcacaaggtttttctattatttgacctactgacctagtttttgatggcacgtgacccactttcgaacttgacctagatatcatcaagatgaacattctgaccaactttcatacagatcccatgaaaaatatggcctctagagaggtcacaaggtttttttattatttgacctactgacctagttttttaaggcacatgacccagtttcaaacttgacctagatatcatcaaggtgaacattctgaccaatttttatggagatccattcacaagtatggcctctagagaggtcacaaggtttttctatttttagacctactgacctagtttttgaccgcacatgaccctgtttcgaacttgacctagattcatcaagatgaacattcagaccaattttcatacagatcccatgaaaaatatggcctttagagaggtcacaaggtttttctattatttgacctactgacctagtttttgatggcacgtgacccactttcgaacttgacctagatatcatcaagatgaacattctgaccaactttcatacagatcccatgaaaaatatggcctctagagaggtcacaaggtttttctattatttgacctactgacctagtttttgatggcacgtgacccactttcaaacttgacctagatatcatcaaggtgaacattctgaccaattttcatgaagatctcatgaaatatatggcctctagagaggtcacaaggtttttctatttttagccctactgacctagtttttgaccgcacgtgacccagtttcgaacttgacctagatatcatcaagatgaacattctgaccaactttcatacagataccatgaaaaatatggcctttagagaggtcacaaggtttttctattatttgacctactgacctagtttttgatggaacgtgacccagtttcgaacttgacctagatatcatcaaggtgaacattctgaccaattttcatgaagatcttgtgaaatatatggcctctagagaggtcacaaggtttttctatttttagacctactgacctagtttttgatggaacgtgacccagtttcgaacttgacctagatatcatcaaggtgaacattctgaccaattttcatgaagatcttgtgaaatatatggcctctagagaggtcacaaggtttttctatttttagacctactgacctagtttttgatggcacgtgacccagtttccaacttgacctagatatcatcaagatgaacattctgaccaactttcataaagatcccatgaaaaatgtgacctctagagtggtcacaagcaaaagtttacggacggacggacgacggacaccgcacgatcacaaaagctcaccttgtcactttgtgacaggtgagctaaaaacctggATAACTCTGCATTTTACTCATTTCCTTACAATCTTGAGCAAGTAATGGTTGACTGAATTTATTCAAATAGATACATGTGAAAAGGCTATTAATGTTATAGTCTTTCATATTTCACAACCCAGCCTTACATCACAAAAAGTCTACCTAACAAAGTAATTCTAATTTTACAAACAGCAGATTGTAGTCAcatgaaaatatctgattttaacGTACAATAAACTTTGGTAAATGTCAATTCAGTGtaaaaattcttttaatttacaaatatataatctGTGGATATCTCGAACTCAAAAAGCCAGCTACAAATTCTTAAATGCTAATTATAAGGGTTTGAAATTTCTTTGTCCTGGGAAAAAAAGACCAACAATTAACCTAAAAATCCCTGTCCTGATATCTTTTGATTTTATTCTGCAAATTAAGGTAGGCCATATCACTTTACAGTACTTCACTcagttataaatgaaaaataaaaatatgctgGGTTACAGTTTTAATCGCCATTCAGAATTTCCCTATTCTcaaaattatattgtattttcACCCTGAAAAGGGAAGATCTActgagaaaaaaaacccaaatgcaTATATGTGGACTAAGTTGAACTGTAATGCAAATACAGAAGGCCATTAACATgctatttttcatgcattttagaGCAGACAATGTGGTACAGTGGTAACACTGACTACAGAACCATAGGATGCGAGTTCTTACTCTTACAACTAAAATGACTAATAATGGGACGAGTTCTGCGCATGGCATGGCATGGAcatttatatctggcatgaaaggACCAGGTATAAGGTCTTCCATTTCTGTCACTGTACATCCTCCAACTAAAAGTTATTatcagtcttctggaggagtcaccATATAGGCTACTGGTAGCGACTATAGATAAGCTTACATTCACACACATAATGCATTTTGCATGTTGGAAAGACCAAACATTGATTAATCCAAACATTGATTAATGTATCAAGAATAGGGTGTGAATTAGTAAGATAACATACCAGCAATCATGTTCATTGCATAACCAGAAATTAACATAATTGTGCCTACCGGTATTAGCCTGATAGTTTCCAGCATAAGTTAATGATCAGAAGCAATTTATAATAATCTAACACTTATAGTGTATCTGTAAGAATGTAGACATGAGTGTGAGATTGAAAATGCTAAGCATATAATTCAATTTAATAGCATGAATGCATTTTAAACAGAACTTGGATTTACTCTGTCTTCCAGAAAAAAATTGTGTTGCACATACCTCAAtaagtatttaacctagagtaATCAAATATTACTTGATTGTTAATCAACATGACATCGTGAAGTTTTACGCCTGTGATTTCTTTTAGGATTTCACTTAATAAGACCAGAGtcatgacccttgacttagtcaaaatatgcataagttCCTACaaatttgtgttgcatgtatgTTGCATCTTAAATAGTGTATAACCTACAGTGACCTGCAACTTTATAGGAATTAATTTagcttgtgaagttgtgcacctgggattttgtttgagatttctctcagcaagaccagagttatggcctctgacttaGCAGTGCCTAAAATTTCATGTTGCATGTACCTTAGACCTTCTATTTCACTTTCTGTTTCTTGcacattaaatttttttccacTGGTAATATCATCCTCTTGACATAACTTTTccagttttaatttcttttaacaatgaaaataatataGTGAGAGTAGATGGGGCACATCTAGTTTTATCTAAAATTGGTTTTCTTTTACGTCGGTAACAGTCTTATACTATCACTTCCTTTAGTCTCATAAAACGTTTGTTGATCTCTACTAATCCTagaaaattttgttcaaaaacagaacaaaaatatcTGAATGAGAGAGAAGAATATTCTCTAAAATTAACAAAAGACATTACACTGACAAATAAATCCTTGATAAACAAGTAATCATGGCACATAATTTAAgcagctgatttttttttttttgctacagaAAATGAGTATTTCAATAAAGTGGGTTGCACATCAAATTTCAAGGAAGTCCCATCAAAGTTTAagcaattatgcccctttcattaAAAGAAATGGCCTTTGAACAATccttatattttcttcaactctatTTTTGTATGATACACTAAACTGTCTATGAATTTAAAAATATaccattaaataaaatataaacaatatgtaCAGCAtcttaaacacacaaaaaacactgTTGGATCGCAATGCTAGGTATTTTGGTGCTTTGATGATGGTTTTGCAACTTTAGCAGTCAACATTCGTTCTCTTTCTTGTTCTCGCTCCTGCTGGACAGCTTTCCTCAATTCTTCTTTCTGTTTCTCTTGCTGTAACTTGACAGCTCGCCGCTACGTAATAGAAAATAGTTTTCAATCAaactacattaatttaaaactagtTCTAAAGAAATCTTCTGACCAGGGATATGTCAAATTTTGTAACAGCTGTAACAGCTTTCTACACTTTTCCAGTAAATCCTTATTATACAGATTAAAAATCCTGTACTTTATTACCCTGTCTGCATGCTTAAAGGCTCACAAAGCCTTTGATTAGAAAATGCTGCACACATGATATATgcaagtaaaaaaaataacaagaaacgcggcaatgccaggaaaccaggttttcaacacttttcataagaataaacaagagtgccagaatgtcacaatatacgcccgtcacagcaaatttctttactctagcacctgtatttgcagatgtaattttaattttgtggttgtttagtaatcattgtaattcttttgtttttctaagtccacaaaaaaactccttaccaggtagagataccttaaaatacacctaaaattagaaagtaacaactatgttgtaccacagaaaagtggtcttggtttttccctatggtcaattataaaaaaagtaacaatataagttatttatagtaacaactaagggaagttaatcttaaaaaaaaaaaaaaaaattttttaagtccacacagaaatcctttccaggtagagattggtcaaaatacacctaaaaattggatgtaacatgcatgttgtactacagaaaagtggtctcgatttttccctacgtctagtaatgaaaaagttacaatataagctatttatagtaacaacaaagggaagtaattctaaagaagggaactgcgcaagacacttcgtctcatgatggtgtataattgtgccaagttacatcaaaatccctctatgcatgaagaagatatgctccggacaaagttttcattcttgtatcctttgacctctaagtgtgaccttgaccttagacctagggacctggttcttgcgcatgacattccgtctcatgatggtgaacaattgtgccaactttcatcaaaatccctccatgcatgtagaagatatgctaaccctaaccctaacctaaccctaaccctatttctagtaacaatgaccttgaccttgattccAGAAACCCTAAattcaatcccaagctacaactttatataagttttctatacaccaagtttcatcatgatagctcattcctaagttaagttattgaccggaaaccctttttctattttaagtaacagtgaccttgaccttgaccccaaaatcaatcccagcctttgtcttgatataagctacatacataccaagttttattcaaatatctttaccgaaacaaaagttattgaccggaaaccctttttctattttaagtaacagtgaccttgaccttgaccccagaaaccccaaaatcaatcccagcctttgtcttgatataagctacatacataccaagttttattcaaatatctttaccgaaacaaaagttattgaccggaaacaccagtttgaggCCACCGCcgccgcccacccgcccgaccgacatctaccccaatctaataactcaggttttcgttgaaaacctggttaaaaacatTCATGTCTGTCTTGTCTTTCGTACAATTTTGCTCACAATTTTGTAAATGAAttgatcatgaaagttaatatttctgattacctcccttagacagatatatatgaataaaatagtAATGCTGGGAATCAGACAAAATTGAGTATGAATTAACCAGTAATCAGTATAACAAATGCCTGATAATTAGTTCATCATGGTGAAAGTCAGATCTATTAGTATTGTGCAAAGTATGATGAAAAagctaaacttttcaattttaggCTATTTGTAACAgtcatttttgtaattttcaacATAATAACCGGAAATTGTCAATTGTCATAATTCTGTCTAATCAGAAACTATTTTAAATGCACACTTATAGTTAAGAGTGAAAATTTTTAGATTTAGCTTATTTTAGGGGCATTATTAGAATGTCAACATTCATCAACAGTAAAAAATTTCATTGAGAATCATGTCATGGCCCAACATATTTACCTGTTCATAtaacaataccatttattataataagtaaatGATATAATTAGTTTAACTTAACTTAAAAGCATTGATTTTATGTGTTATTACATCAGTTGTTATGCTTAAAGACAGCATTTCAGATAAAATTAAACTGGCTACATGTAGACATACCtactataaaattttaatttaccttCAGTTTGGTAGATTTATCCATGAGACTATTCATTTCCCTCTTCAAATTCACCAGTTTACCATGATATGCTTTTGCTTCCTGCATCTACAAAAAGTCATACAttaataaatatgtaattttgtttttgaatgaatAAAGAATAATacttacaaatatttacattcactatatattttgtatggaaaggaaaaagtatttattttcgtataaacaaggATGCATGCAAAATCTGACGCCATATACAAATAGCATGTACAAAATGGTGTCATTCAAAAGATTCTTTCAAAATTTGgcgccaaaatttcaaaaagaatggTGAATTATAGCTGAAACAAATTTTTTCTGACCaagatcaaaattgaatcgacacaactgtatgatttttcactggattttacagtattttcagtaaaaaccATGAACAGTATTGTTATTGGAAGGCGAATGTTTAAAAGATCGATATcctgacatatattttgattttctggtacTCACTGAAAGCAACccacttatttttgtagcaagttgatttgcaagaagtcccaatgtagTTTATCcatataaatgcacaaaaaatagCATCTGATTCTTATTTGAATTGGTGGTACAATTTATTTCTAGTTTGGCTTATTTCAGAAATTTAAGTAATATAATTTTGTGCTTTCAGTTTGTAGTGAAGAAAAGATCAATTGTgtgtatatgtataaaataaacaatatgataCACAAGCATTActataatatattaaaatcatGTTCCTTATCATAACCAAGTCATGTTTTATTCACCCTGAAATTAGCATGGTGTAGAAGTTACAGAAAACACAAAACATACACAACTGTATGCCATTTTAGTTTGATTGTCTGAAAgtatattgtaatgttttaaatatttttttatcagtaTTATGATCATGAGGAGAATTTATGCGCGGATTAATGTTCACACGACAACTCGCATTAACAAAGAAAATTTAACCCTGGCAAAATGTCTTCTTTTAGTTTTACAGTATCTTCTATTCAACACACACTGACTTAAGTAAATGGTAAATTAACTTTAAACTTACTGTTTCAATTAACTGTTTCATTGAAGCAGACTCGGTAAACTTGGAGTTCTCTTGTTGTACAGTCTCTATGAGTACTTCTTGGTTATGTCtgaaatttaaactaaatttattttaactcgCATATTATACAACTGCATAACAAGAACACGCACATACTTTATAAGTGAATAATTGTAAAGTGGGTTTGTTTGGTACCcaccctactgaaagggccagccatgTTGGATGACCAGACACTTACATATGTTGAACAGCATAACTTCCCAATTCCTATTTTTTTATGTCAGGcacaggcaggtaggcaatcagtacccattatttaactagctgtcAGCTCACCAATTTGTCTCTCTTCAGTAGTAAGACCAGCCTGTGACAGGGCTAAAACCTTCGTCCTCCCAAATGTGGGGTAGGTGCATATCCATTAGGCCTTCGCAGCTCTTTAAATAATTCTGCCATGCAAAATGTTTGCAAGATCTTACTTTGtgagcagtttttttttctcaaaatcttCATGTTGAAAAAAATTACCGGTAGTAGTAATTAATTTGATAACTGAATAGCTGTTTAGCAAAAGACAACATGTGAATTTTGATGTCGGgcattaatattttttgttgttgcatTACAGGCATGCAACAGTTGCGAATTATCAACTGTTTCAACGGTGAAAAACTTATCATGATGATCTTCTAAGTTCTGTGTTTTTCCCATATAGGCCTACAAAAAAAAGACAGTTTTTGACATTAACTTATTTGcaaaattttcccatttttggataagcaaacatttttatgttttgaaattagGCATATAAAGAAGTATATATGAATGTGctaaaaaaaatgctgttttatgTATAGCTAATTTCACCTGTTCTTGATAACTGCTTGTGTCTGGAGTTACTGCCCTTATACAATTACAGTTAATACCTATCGGTACCATAATTATTACAACTGTTGTTCTTATAGTGTCAATGCTTCATGTTCACACTGTGCTCAATCTCTTTTCATGTTGaacttttcattttacagataCAATAAATCTGGGTTATGAGAAACACATTTCCAAAGTCCTAATAAGTGTGCATAAGAACTTATGATCTAGACCCAAATCTACAGATCTACATAAATGCTTACAAGACTTCATTGAGCGAGCCTTTTGCTTTCTGTAGATTTGGCAGGAACATTTCTAACACCCCATGTGTAAGTTTCTCGATAACAGCTGGGTCCACCTCCACCTCATCTGATTGCTCAAGTTcatctaaaaagaaaatgtttagatTTTGTACGTGTTAAATTATCACGAATTAAACTTTGGTGCAGTGGTGTAAGAatgtaagattctttcactggttgtaggtgcagatgggaatttccggtcttgAGGCCAACTGTTTAGGTGGTTACGAGGCTCCATCCGAGTAACTGgttaaacagttacccgagagccggatattcccatctgcacctacagccagtgatagaatctttttcttgcataccatattaaacaaagcagagttaaaaataaattcaaacaaatgattttcttatagcacttttttctgatagtagcgtattaacaaagcacgggaactttacgtccgtaaacaggaagtacgtcatgacgttacagagacgaaaacaacgtaagagtttcggttttattttatcatctgcaatgaaacgttatgttatttccataaaataacgttttttgaatcgagaaatatgttataaggaacaaataggaactatcaaggtatttagTTTTTATCCcattttacgaaaaacattattattactacacacatcttctgtacTGAAttcaccagaaatccccgtctggtatgcaagaatacaatactggtactgatgataaacccgaacagaaaattaGGTTTTTTGcctgtaaattttttatttttgcaaattgtaatcaatggtcggtatcaaaataaagcttaacctttgctgaaaaactttacacaattcaaatttatatttagtaagcaaactcacacgaagtgaggccctgaaaggggtatgtaaaaaggagACTGTATGAGCGTTGAcagatgataaattcgaacactttgtcatttacaaaattttcttggtattattataaataaactttccccaaaaagctgcaacagtcattcctgatcaagtaatgaaaagctaccaaatgtcaggccttcatgtttcgacagtgagcatgcgcaaaaaacaccctcttccccagtaattttggataaatattttttatacaaatttatgtaagtcatttatttatacagaatatttatcaattttattttggtTTACATCAGTTGGTGTTTAAGTGGAAACTAtgagatggtgtgttcaattttattaATAACCGATTGCagtcgaatatttccaaggtggtcgactttatcatctgtccgggtttaccATCAGTACCAGTATCAGACTTCTTAACCACAGATTGTTAGTTCAAATACTCAGAAGAATTTGACTGCAGTTTACACCATACCTCACTTAGGTGTGAACACTTGATTTAAGGCTGTGATCAAGGTAggttaatataattatgttgtatttgtttgtttgttttgggtttaatgctgtttttcaacagtatttcagttatgtatataaacggcaggcagttaacctaaccagtgttcttggattctgtaccagtaagtaactgccaacttcctcacataaattAGAGgttgaggacaaatgatttcagacatgtcttttatcaaattgtcacagaaaacATACGCCTCTACCAGGGCTTGAACTGGAGACCCacaatctgtagatctgcgctctccctactgagctaagtggcgGGCTATAATTATGTTGTAACATCTGTTTTTTCTGAAACACTGTAAAACATATCCTGGtaataaattacaatttataGAATTAATATATAATACCTGCAGTTACTGTACTGTTTTTAAAACTTCCTCAAAAGTCATAATATGATAATACTGAAGTTGCAATTACctacattatttttgtatgttttgggtCTTACTAAGGACCCCATTTAATGCCTAGATCATGTAGTTTGATAATAAGATGATTTCTATGTCAGCAAATTCATCTGCAAATACAAGTTACTCATTCTTGAGTTCAAATCAAATCAGCTCAGATTGTTATTTTAAGCAGTACCTGCACTGTCCGCCCCTTTGTCCAAGGATGTGTCTGGTTTTGATCCAGGTGTTGCACTTTTATTCTCTGTATTTTTAGATTCATTTTGGATTTCCTGCCCATCTTCTGACTTGCTGCTCCCATCAGGCTGCTCTGTAGATCCAGTGTCTTTTGACTGATCCTCCATctgagttaaaaataaatactcaaAATAAATAgctcatttgaaaaaataaagttcTCATTTACTTTTCACCTGTCACAAGCTGTTAGATGTTACAatattgtaagtattttttttttaataaattgagtTAAATCATAAACCAATAATATATaactaaaaacacttt from Mercenaria mercenaria strain notata chromosome 2, MADL_Memer_1, whole genome shotgun sequence carries:
- the LOC123564580 gene encoding biogenesis of lysosome-related organelles complex 1 subunit 6-like, translated to MEDQSKDTGSTEQPDGSSKSEDGQEIQNESKNTENKSATPGSKPDTSLDKGADSADELEQSDEVEVDPAVIEKLTHGVLEMFLPNLQKAKGSLNEVLHNQEVLIETVQQENSKFTESASMKQLIETMQEAKAYHGKLVNLKREMNSLMDKSTKLKRRAVKLQQEKQKEELRKAVQQEREQERERMLTAKVAKPSSKHQNT